AGAGCAAGAGAATGTGACAGGCAGGGGCAAATCTTAGGAACAGGCAAGGCAGGCAGATGCCTGGGGCCTGTGCATTGGGGGATCCCAAAAGCCTGAGCTTTGGGCAATATGATTATAGTAGAAGTTGGTCAGAAGGGCCCTATGCGATTCTCTAGAATTACCCAATCCAGTCTCTAGAATCCCCTCTGGTGACAGGACGTGTACAGAGCAGGGGGTACTTTTCCTTGAAGATCCAAAGGTCTGTAAGAGACATATCCCAGTGAGACATGAGAGGCATGACCAGGAATGAATGCTGTTCCAACCACGTAGGATTAATTTTGCGTTGAAGACACACATGGTTAAAAACGGTGGCAGATAAGGGTGTCCTCTCTTCCTTGTGCTAAAGGCTGGATTCCGAGCCAGAAGAGTGTTGGGTGTCAAAAACATGCTTCTAGTGCATCTAAAGAGACTATTGGCACGCGAGGTGAGACAGAGGCACCGTCTGAACTGAGCTGCAATTTGAGGTGACTGGTAGGCTTTCTGCTGTCTAAAGCCCTTGTGTTATAAAATGAGCAAGTGAAATTAATAAGAGCAATGGTTCTCCTTTAATTATAATATGCAAATCCAAGAAATAGCTAACAGCACTTGGAATCAAGAGCATCAGCAAGAGAGGGTAAAACTGTAATTAAAGTTGCCAAGACTGGATAAGTGAAACATGATTTCCAAGTTAGGAgctcatttgcattttcagaGAAACTCCCAAGTGTGGAGGGAGTGAACCTCTCACTGGAAGCGAATTTATAGGTCCTTGGGTACCTGTTTGATTGTTGAGCGGATTAAGTGGATTTTATCTGACAAAAGAATATCTGACAAAAGAATGCGATAAAAAGTAGGCTATGCTAGGGATGAACTGAACAGAGGAGTAGGAGAAAGGGTGTTTTGGAGTAAGAACAGAAATAAGATTAGGAAATTGAACATCAAAGAACGGTTAGGTCTAGTAATATGATGAAAAGATATTCTCCTAAACTTTTTTGTTCTCGGTTTTGTGGGCTCTTGGCAGCGGTGAGAGCATGTCTGTACGCAGATTTCTGTACCTGAGTTTCACAGAGtagaaaatagaactttttccGATGCCAAGATTCAGACTTGTTTAGAAACGCACCAGTTTCTCTTATTTAGCCAAGATTTTCTCCTTATTTAGACGTCCAGAAACTCGGCGGGACCTCAGCCCAGCGTCGCCTTGCCTGTCGAGATAGCGAGGAGAGAACAGAATTGTGGAGGCTGTCAAGTTCAAGAGAGCGATAAATTGttaaataaaccaaaaaccTCTCCCGGCGGTGCAGTTCTGCTTGCAACTGACAGGAGAAAATATGTTTccatatttttcttttgcagGAGAAACATAGATAGACGCAGACACTGAAAAGGGGCGATAAAGAGGGTGCGGGGTGCGCGAAGGAATAGCCAGAggcagaaagggagaggaggggtttTTGAGTGCGCAATTATTTCTTCAGAACGCAATTTTTCTCAGCTTTTTCTGCTCACGGGGACTTTTTATTATaactcaaaacaaaaaactcccAATATTCAGTAGGGCTCTTTGACTCCCTCTACTCACTATTATAAAATCTGATTTATATTCTTTACCGCCTGCCTGAACatttctcccctcctctctagGGTCTCCCTGGGGCTGCCGGATAGGATAGAAACGTTTCTCTGCCGCTGGGGCTGCGGCTCAACTGCCCGTATCGGTCCACTCTTTACTTCTGTGCGGGTAAGTGAGTATATCTAAAAACTTAAGTATTCTTTCTTCTTGAACGTGCCTTTTATCTTTCCATTTGACTTCTCGCTATTTCGATTACAACAATGACATTAATGTCATATGTAAAAATATCTGATAATCTATCTTGACACTGTGTTCCTCTTGTGAAAGtataatttgattttatttaatatttcgaATTAATTCAGTCTGCAGTGCACTGGTAAACGAATTGCTTTTCATCCTCTATTCCTTCTCATTCTTCTACTGTATCTCTTAATTTGCTATGTTCCCTTTTACTGGAATCAGAAATATGGTACTGCATGTCATTATACTGCTATCTACATCGACCATACGTCAGGAGCAGTAGCGTATGGATCGTCATATTGAAGTATTTCATAAACGCGCCACGCaatattgattgatttatttatttgtttgtttgtttatttaagtAATTTTCACTGAACCACAGCTGTGGACAAGCAGTTGATGCTGTGGTTTCTATGTGCCCCAGCACAAGCTATTTGGCCTATCGACTTCTATTCATGGTGCTGTGGACTATGATTATCGTGTTGACAAAATATATCCTTACgtcatgaaaatacatttaaattccaGCCATGCATTTAAATGTTCTCATGCTGCACTTATAGACAGGGCCGCCGACATACTGTGTcctgggccctggaggacggggAGGCCCAATGGCCTGTGAACTTGTGATAAATATTATTGTCCCGGGCCCAAGAATAgtacagaaatataattttgtccTGGGCCTGGGAATTTCAACGAGCAGCCCTGTTTTTATAGCAGTAAAAATCATCAATTTTACTAATTTCTTGTAACACTGATTACATGGTATATGGGGGCAATATAAACCAAATATATCTTTTGGGGAaagcacatttttacaaatatttatcaCAATACACTGTGCAATGGATTCTGGCCAAAACCCTAGGAAGAACAAACCTacagggcaacagtggcaaggagaAACTCCCTGAGTGGGACAGACAGGAAGAACCCTGGGaggagcccatcctcctctgCAGAACTCAGGGAGCGGGTATAACGCTTTCAGTCCTACAGTACAAGTTAGACTAGGCCAAAAGATTATACATTATAATCTTCCTTCATATTTTTGAATGTGatgtttatattttcaatttgtgtgtgtgatggtctGATTAGTAATGTTTGCCTTTTAAtacttaaaaaacaacaacttttaaGTAATTTACTTGATTGTTGGGTTGTATCGGCCTGTTTTCTTTCCGTCAAGGAATTTTGGCTTTAtttattggattttaaaaaGGAGTTTTAATGGAAGAACGTTGTGAACCAATAAAAGACATACTGTTTAATCCTGCTTCCTGCTTTAATTCTGGtgactctccctcctccaggtgCAGTCATGTGGAagtgggctgtgattggctggaccgtgctgcagctgtgtgtggcagCCCCTCCCCAGCACATCAACCGCTTGGCGCTGTTCCCCGACAAGAGTGCCTGGTGTGAAGCCAAGAACATCACTCAGATCATCGGGCACCCGGGCTGCCAGCCGCTCTCCATGCAGAACAGGTCCGTGTGTCCGGGAATCCCAAACGGCATGCTGTTATCtgccctgtcacacacaaacacacaaacgcactcattaaacatacacacggacacatagTCCTGATGGGGCCTGCATCATGACGCAGGGTTACTGgattagctggataacggcGCTGAGTAAAACTCAGAACCCCCAttaatctggaacatggatttAAAGTGAAAAGTTTTACttcatccagctaactctgtaaccCTGCGTCATGATACAGGTCCATGGGCTGCATATACGCAAACAGGAGGCCTCAATCTCTGGCTCCAGCTATGGGCAACCCTCCAGCTATGGGAAAGTTTGTTCAATTTAGTCTGAAACACGAAAATCATATTAATAGCTTTTACTTTACTAACAAAGCAAGTAGCAGATTTGGCGTAACTGACATGTCCGGCTCCTGTCACCTGGGTTGGTCAAAGTATTTGCAGAACACAATGCTGTATTACTGCAAATGTGTATCGCTCCTGTTTTGCCTTCcttgtttctctttctcccagGGCATGCCTGGGGCAGTGTTTCAGCTACAGCGTCCCCAACACGTTTCCGCAGCAGACGGAGTCCCTGGTGCACTGTGACTCCTGTATGCCAGTGCAGATGCAGTGGGAGGTGGTGAGTTTTGGGGAGACACACTGCCAAAGCACCTAGTCCTGCATTGTCAAACATCAAGGCTCGCAAGCATGCTAGCTGCGgcctgggtggcctgtagcgtagtggttaaggtacatgactgggtccagCAAGggcagtggttcaatccccggtgtagccacaataagatccgcacagccgttgagcaaggcccttaacccggcattgccccaggggaggattgtctcctgctttgagctgtacgtcgctctggataagagcgtctgccaaatgccattaatgtaatgtaatgtagctggCTAGCAGTTGATTCATGTGAAAATAATGGGGATGACGTATCTCCCTAAACCCACAAGCATGGGCAGTGGTGTTCCCAATAGACAGAACAAGATGTACGTACAAATGGTTCTGCCCACCAGGATTCACAAGTCTATTATTTAGACCTCTGAGTCAGCTGAGCTATCACAAGGCATTATGATCAAAGGGAGAATTTCTCACTGTGACTGTTTCCATCTGAGGAATACACACAAGCAAGAGCAGTTTTAGAAAAGCCTTTTTGTTCCTGAAGGAGAACTTTCCCCtgcattgcccccccccccccccccacacactgtcGCTAACCCCTTAAACCAATTTTATGCAGGTCACCCTGGAGTGCCCGGGCAATAAAGAGATGCCCTACGTGGACAAGCTGGTGGAGCGCATCCTCCAGTGCAGCTGCCAGTCTTGTAATAAGGAGGCTGGCCAGGAGGGGGCACTGTTACAGCTCTTTCCCCTGGACGCCACACTGGAGCCTCCCGCCAGGAGCAACGATGGCCGCACCCACGGCCGCCCTGCCTCACATACCCAACACGCTCACGCGGACTCACACCCGCACCCACACAGGCCTGCAGGGGGGTAGAGGCAGCAGGAAGGGGGCAGTTATTCTTCTTTTTcgtctttgttctttttctgtttttattgatCCTCTTTtctctaaaaacaaaaacccattgTATTCTTCTCATAGAGCCAAGCCTTGATTTTGCAAAGCTGAAACACTTTTGAAACTGCATTGTGCTTCATAAGGTTATGAAATAGCCAGAATTTCAAATATAATCCACTTGCAATCCAGGATCATTTCAACAATTTTTGTCTGAATCTCCTATGCCTTTATGAAAGATCTGCTGGGCATGATCTGCAAATAGAATTTATTTCCCACTATGCTACGTCCAGCAGAACATCTTCCTCATTGCCCAGTAGTTTCAACTCTTTcatccattacattaaatgTGCAATAGAttttgtggaatgtttttttctctcttctaaattcagtgtcagtgttccagaactccattcgctgaacattctaatcacaaatttgtgatcttacaccttaaagggttaaggagTATGTGCACACCATCATCTGTTTGCTGAATGTTAATATCTCTTGTTCCTCCTGTCTGTCCTCTAAATATCTGTGCAAGATGTGCAGTTACCACTGTAATGCTTTACTGCGAGAGCACATGAGGATTATTGTGTGATATCGGTTTTCTTTTgaagtttttgttgttgttcagtgTTGCTTTATCttcaacataataaaaaatatattttcccttAGTATTTTTACCTtaataacattaaaatgttccAGCTTTATTGCCTTTGAATATTTCAAATCCACTCTctgttaatatttaaatattttgaatgaaaaCTCTCGCTAcctttaaattatgaaaatgcatCTGCCTTTTTTTATCACAACCATAGGTCAGACTGGATTATGGAATGGCCTTCATTTCCTGAACCTTTTGAAAAAAACTATTAGAAGATTTTTAATCTATTCAAGTAGAGGGAAATGCCCAGAAAACCTGGGTTCAGGGCATTGAGATTCATACAAgcccattcacacatacagcagCTATGCATAGTTTTACAGGCACTAAATTAGAAATGCAAatgttcacactcacacacatgcatgcacttgCATGCGcgcgtgcacatacacacacacacacaaacaggcatacACATGACCATGTTCTCTATTCTTCCTCTACATGAAGGAGGAAGAATAGAGAACTGCCCAGGTCATGAATACAGAGTGatgacattcatttattttctcagaCTGGACTGTTGGCAGTAACGCCTGTAATCTCAAAAGTGTAAACTTTCCATCTCAAATCTACAAAATAAACTGGATTCATGTGCAGCCCTACCttatttttgtctgtttagTCGGATAGATTACAGCCGGCCCGTGTATCAATCTAAATATATAATCAACAAGAAAAAAGATTCTTCAAATATTTAGAAGTGAATTTCcaaaaaaaggttattttttttcctcaaaaaagAAAGCCAATTCTCAGCCACATTCCCACAACCATTCTCTAAGATATCACAAAGAAATGTGCAAGAGGAAAGGaaattcatgtatttttctgGCCTAATTTATCTAATTATGGTGCGCATATAACTGCGGAGATCAGAAGCAACCAGCTCTCTGAATCCTCGGGgtatttggatgttttttgctgtAATGACTATTATTCTGCGTGATGTGATACGGACCGTTAGCGGTTTTGCATAAAGCACTTTCGCGGTTTAATGCGGAGACACGCTCTGTTCCCGGCAGCGGGAAGAAGATCTCAAATTCGGGTTGGAGGGGCGGACACGGGGATTAGCGCGAGAGGAGGCGGCCG
Above is a genomic segment from Conger conger chromosome 10, fConCon1.1, whole genome shotgun sequence containing:
- the LOC133139275 gene encoding neuroblastoma suppressor of tumorigenicity 1-like — encoded protein: MWKWAVIGWTVLQLCVAAPPQHINRLALFPDKSAWCEAKNITQIIGHPGCQPLSMQNRACLGQCFSYSVPNTFPQQTESLVHCDSCMPVQMQWEVVTLECPGNKEMPYVDKLVERILQCSCQSCNKEAGQEGALLQLFPLDATLEPPARSNDGRTHGRPASHTQHAHADSHPHPHRPAGG